A region of Lacinutrix sp. Hel_I_90 DNA encodes the following proteins:
- the kbl gene encoding glycine C-acetyltransferase: MYGKIQEHLQQEIKDIKENGLYKQERIITSPQGAEITLSTGETVLNFCANNYLGLSSHPEVIKAAKDTMDTHGFGVSSVRFICGTQDIHKELEQKIADFYGTEDTILYAAAFDANGGVFEPLLEKEDAIISDALNHASIIDGVRLCKAARYRYKNSDMADLEQQLIAANENGARFKIIVTDGVFSMDGIVAPLDKICDLADKYDALVMIDECHATGFIGETGIGTLEAKGVLGRIDIITGTLGKALGGAMGGYTTAKKEVIELLRQRSRPYLFSNSLAPAIVGASIKVFDMLKNDTTLRDKLESNTNYFKKEMKTAGFDIIDGDSAIVPVMLYDAKLSQTMANMLLKEGIYVIGFFFPVVPKEKARIRVQLSAAHEKTHLDKAIQAFIKVGKALEIIK, translated from the coding sequence ATGTACGGTAAAATTCAAGAACATTTACAACAAGAAATAAAAGACATCAAAGAGAACGGTCTTTATAAACAAGAACGTATTATTACCTCGCCACAAGGTGCAGAAATCACTTTGAGTACTGGTGAAACGGTTTTAAACTTTTGTGCTAATAACTATTTGGGGTTATCCTCACATCCAGAGGTCATAAAGGCCGCTAAGGACACCATGGATACCCACGGCTTTGGAGTCTCTTCTGTACGTTTTATTTGTGGTACCCAAGACATACATAAAGAACTTGAGCAAAAGATTGCTGATTTCTATGGCACAGAAGACACCATATTATATGCGGCAGCTTTTGATGCCAATGGCGGCGTGTTTGAACCCTTGTTAGAAAAAGAGGATGCTATTATTTCAGACGCTTTAAATCATGCCTCTATTATTGATGGTGTTCGCTTATGTAAAGCAGCACGCTATCGATATAAAAATAGCGACATGGCAGATTTAGAACAACAACTTATAGCTGCTAACGAAAATGGTGCACGGTTTAAAATTATAGTTACAGATGGTGTATTTTCTATGGATGGCATAGTAGCGCCTTTAGATAAAATCTGTGACCTCGCAGATAAATATGATGCTTTAGTCATGATAGACGAATGTCACGCCACAGGATTCATTGGTGAAACGGGTATAGGCACACTTGAAGCTAAGGGTGTTTTAGGTCGTATAGATATTATCACAGGAACCTTAGGCAAAGCACTTGGTGGTGCTATGGGCGGTTATACGACTGCTAAAAAAGAAGTGATAGAGTTATTAAGACAACGATCAAGACCTTATTTGTTTTCAAATTCTTTAGCACCTGCTATAGTTGGAGCATCTATTAAGGTTTTTGACATGCTTAAAAACGATACTACTTTAAGAGACAAACTGGAAAGCAATACCAATTACTTTAAAAAAGAAATGAAAACAGCTGGTTTTGATATTATTGATGGCGATTCAGCTATTGTTCCAGTCATGTTATATGATGCAAAATTATCTCAAACCATGGCAAATATGCTTTTAAAAGAGGGGATATATGTTATAGGCTTCTTTTTTCCTGTTGTACCAAAAGAAAAAGCACGCATACGTGTACAGTTGTCAGCAGCCCACGAAAAAACGCATCTAGATAAGGCAATACAGGCCTTTATTAAAGTAGGAAAAGCATTGGAAATCATTAAATAA
- a CDS encoding S9 family peptidase, producing the protein MIKKNQILNRKNQKPIVFDLFYNKTKKPKPLIIFCHGYKGFKDWGAWHLMAEAYMNANLFFVKFNFSHNGGTVESPIDFPDLEAFAENNYTKELDDLEAVLNHFLSEDDELRGEIDHSNVTVIGHSRGGGIAIIKASEDSRITNLITLASVSDFAKRTATIGDLKTWRKEGVKYVFNGRTKQQMPHNYQFYENFKANEQRLTIERAEKALTVPHLIIHAKNDPSVKYEEALALKQWNPKAQLFTIENSDHVFGAQQPWNDSEMPKALYEITKINIAMIKG; encoded by the coding sequence ATGATTAAAAAAAACCAAATTTTAAACCGAAAAAACCAAAAACCTATAGTTTTCGATCTGTTTTATAATAAAACTAAAAAACCCAAACCTTTAATAATTTTTTGCCATGGTTACAAAGGTTTTAAAGATTGGGGCGCTTGGCATTTAATGGCTGAAGCCTATATGAACGCGAATTTGTTTTTTGTGAAATTCAATTTTTCTCATAATGGTGGCACGGTTGAGAGTCCCATTGATTTTCCAGATTTAGAGGCTTTTGCAGAAAACAATTACACTAAAGAGCTGGATGATTTAGAGGCTGTTCTAAACCATTTTTTATCTGAAGACGATGAGTTAAGAGGGGAAATAGACCACTCTAACGTGACCGTCATTGGTCACTCCCGTGGTGGTGGAATAGCGATTATCAAAGCTTCAGAAGATTCAAGAATTACAAATTTAATAACCTTAGCAAGCGTCTCCGATTTTGCTAAAAGAACGGCTACCATTGGGGATTTAAAAACCTGGAGAAAAGAAGGTGTAAAGTACGTTTTTAACGGAAGAACAAAACAACAAATGCCTCACAACTACCAGTTTTATGAAAACTTTAAAGCTAATGAACAACGATTAACCATAGAACGGGCAGAAAAAGCACTAACAGTTCCACATCTAATTATTCATGCAAAAAACGATCCTTCGGTAAAATATGAAGAAGCACTAGCACTAAAACAATGGAATCCTAAGGCGCAATTATTTACCATTGAAAACAGTGACCATGTATTTGGTGCTCAACAGCCTTGGAATGACAGCGAGATGCCTAAGGCACTATACGAGATCACCAAAATTAATATAGCCATGATTAAGGGTTAA
- a CDS encoding exodeoxyribonuclease V subunit beta, whose product MATPSPFQVYNASAGSGKTFTLVKEYLKILFSASTQYLFKHILAITFTNKAVAEMKARILEMLRVFSEVLILEQPNAMFIAIAEELKMEPKILHNKAITILNTIMHNYAAFDISTIDGFNHRLIRTFAHDLKLPLNFEVELDTKSLLTEAVDRVIAKAGIDKRLTKILIDFAIEKANDDKSWDVSRDFNAIAEILLKESDFEYIKLLDDKTLDDFEILKKQLITEKTTTEKLIVEEANALLSLLESNGLAFSDFSGAYLPKHFEKLANNNLSVSFDPKWQEDLGAKTLYPKRVSAATAATIENLQPQIATAFNETKAGIFHLKFLKTFAKNITPLSVLKAISQELSTIKIEENKMLISEFNAIISDEIKGQPTPFIYERMGEKFKHYFIDEFQDTSQMQWDNLIPLIGNTLSGENLKAEKGTALLVGDAKQAIYRWRGGKAEQFMKLFNLTEKPFHSEQHVKNLESNYRSLQTIVQFNNAFFKHVSTSVFSKAEYGDLYEKAFQQPFKQAKGYVNLNFIDFEKDEIKDEIYTQQVLQTIHSCQKNGYRLKDICILVRKKKQGIAIAEYLSSQNIKITSSETMLINRAPEVQLINNVLSLLIKPNDSERKVHVLDFIAEKHNIEDKHTFFKIHVHLDLESFFDGLKPFDIHLNPKTIVQEALFDIAETIVRGFKLVTHSNAYVQFYLDTVLDYSQNNSSDISSFLEYFETKKGALSIVSPQEQEAVQIMTIHKSKGLEFPVVIFPYAEVNLYEDIEPKEWLPINSKQYQGFTHTLLNFNKDFEFFGEAGNAIYKRHKAELELDSLNLLYVALTRPIEQLYVIGKKDLGSKSNPESKSYSSLLINYLMETGEWEDTKTVYCFGSEKRTEKIEDLSTIETIEQTTFISTAKAEHNIKIVANSGCLWDTNQEQAIEKGNLVHDLMEHIKTENDVDFAINDFLSSGIINEEQAKILRMSILEIIHHPDLNSYFSESNTIYNERDILSKTGKIYRPDRLVINNKKDVVIIDYKTGLPNPKYQHQLQDYQDILEDMNFKITKKILIYINEDIKVQTY is encoded by the coding sequence ATGGCTACACCATCTCCTTTTCAAGTATATAATGCCTCTGCGGGTAGCGGAAAAACATTTACGTTGGTCAAAGAATATCTTAAAATTTTATTTTCAGCATCAACCCAATATCTATTTAAACATATTCTTGCTATTACGTTTACTAATAAAGCGGTTGCTGAAATGAAAGCACGCATTTTAGAAATGCTAAGAGTCTTTTCCGAAGTTCTAATTCTGGAGCAACCCAATGCTATGTTTATTGCCATTGCCGAAGAATTAAAAATGGAACCAAAAATCCTTCACAATAAAGCAATAACGATTTTAAATACCATCATGCATAACTATGCCGCTTTTGATATTTCGACCATAGATGGTTTTAATCACAGGCTCATACGCACCTTTGCTCATGATTTAAAATTACCATTGAATTTTGAAGTTGAACTCGATACAAAATCATTACTCACCGAAGCTGTAGATCGTGTAATTGCGAAAGCAGGGATAGATAAAAGATTAACTAAAATATTAATAGATTTTGCTATTGAAAAAGCAAATGATGATAAAAGCTGGGATGTTTCAAGAGACTTTAATGCCATTGCCGAAATACTTTTAAAAGAAAGTGACTTTGAATACATAAAATTACTTGATGATAAAACACTCGATGATTTTGAGATTTTAAAAAAACAGTTAATTACTGAAAAAACAACTACCGAAAAACTAATTGTAGAAGAAGCCAATGCATTACTGTCTCTCTTAGAATCCAATGGGTTAGCATTTAGTGATTTCTCTGGAGCCTATTTGCCAAAACATTTTGAAAAATTAGCCAACAATAACTTATCTGTTAGTTTTGATCCTAAATGGCAGGAAGATCTAGGTGCTAAAACTTTATACCCAAAAAGAGTTTCGGCAGCTACCGCAGCAACAATTGAAAATTTACAACCTCAAATAGCAACAGCTTTTAACGAAACTAAAGCGGGGATTTTTCATTTAAAGTTCCTCAAAACATTTGCAAAAAACATAACACCTCTTTCGGTTTTAAAAGCGATAAGTCAAGAGCTTTCAACTATAAAAATCGAAGAAAACAAAATGCTCATTAGTGAATTTAATGCCATCATTAGCGACGAAATAAAAGGGCAACCCACGCCCTTTATATATGAGCGTATGGGGGAAAAATTTAAACATTATTTTATAGATGAGTTTCAAGACACTTCACAAATGCAATGGGATAATTTAATCCCACTAATTGGCAACACCTTGTCTGGTGAAAACCTCAAAGCTGAGAAAGGAACAGCATTGCTCGTTGGTGATGCCAAACAAGCTATATACCGTTGGCGTGGTGGAAAAGCAGAACAGTTTATGAAACTCTTTAATCTAACAGAAAAGCCGTTTCATAGTGAACAACATGTTAAAAATTTAGAGTCTAATTACCGAAGTTTGCAAACAATTGTTCAGTTTAACAATGCCTTTTTTAAGCATGTTTCTACTTCCGTTTTTAGCAAAGCAGAATATGGTGATTTATACGAAAAGGCTTTTCAACAGCCTTTCAAACAAGCAAAAGGCTATGTTAACCTCAACTTTATAGACTTTGAAAAAGACGAAATTAAAGATGAAATCTATACGCAACAGGTGCTACAAACCATTCATTCTTGTCAAAAAAACGGGTATCGCTTAAAAGATATTTGCATTCTGGTAAGGAAAAAGAAGCAAGGCATTGCTATTGCAGAATATCTGAGCAGTCAAAACATAAAAATCACTTCTAGTGAAACCATGTTAATTAATAGGGCACCAGAAGTCCAGTTAATTAATAATGTGCTCTCCTTATTAATAAAACCAAATGACAGCGAACGTAAAGTCCACGTCTTAGATTTTATAGCTGAAAAACACAACATTGAAGACAAACATACTTTTTTTAAAATCCATGTGCATTTAGATTTAGAATCCTTTTTTGATGGTTTAAAGCCTTTTGATATCCATCTTAATCCAAAAACAATAGTACAAGAAGCACTGTTTGATATAGCTGAAACGATTGTTAGAGGTTTTAAATTGGTCACTCATTCAAACGCTTACGTACAGTTTTATCTCGATACTGTTTTAGATTATTCACAGAATAACAGTTCAGATATTTCATCTTTTCTGGAATATTTCGAAACTAAAAAAGGCGCCTTAAGTATCGTGTCTCCCCAAGAGCAGGAGGCTGTTCAGATTATGACTATTCATAAATCTAAAGGATTAGAATTTCCTGTGGTTATTTTTCCGTATGCAGAAGTTAATTTATATGAAGATATAGAACCAAAGGAATGGCTTCCTATAAATTCAAAACAATATCAAGGTTTTACACACACTTTATTAAATTTCAATAAAGATTTTGAGTTTTTCGGCGAAGCCGGAAACGCCATATATAAAAGACACAAAGCAGAATTGGAGTTGGACAGCCTCAATTTGCTTTATGTTGCATTAACCCGTCCAATTGAGCAATTATATGTTATAGGCAAAAAGGATTTAGGATCAAAAAGCAATCCTGAGTCTAAATCTTATTCATCCTTACTCATTAATTATTTAATGGAAACAGGCGAATGGGAAGACACAAAAACAGTTTATTGCTTTGGTTCAGAAAAAAGAACAGAAAAGATTGAAGACCTTAGCACAATAGAAACCATTGAACAAACAACTTTTATTTCGACTGCAAAGGCCGAGCATAATATTAAAATAGTTGCTAATTCAGGTTGTCTTTGGGATACCAACCAAGAACAGGCGATTGAAAAAGGAAATTTGGTACACGATCTCATGGAACATATAAAAACGGAAAACGACGTAGATTTTGCTATAAACGATTTTCTAAGCTCTGGAATAATTAACGAAGAACAAGCTAAAATATTACGAATGTCAATCCTTGAAATAATACATCATCCGGATTTAAATTCGTATTTTTCTGAAAGCAATACCATTTATAATGAACGGGATATCCTTTCTAAAACAGGAAAAATTTATCGACCAGACCGTTTGGTTATTAATAACAAGAAAGACGTTGTAATTATTGATTACAAAACAGGGTTGCCAAACCCTAAATACCAACATCAATTGCAAGACTATCAAGATATTTTAGAAGACATGAATTTTAAAATCACTAAAAAAATATTAATCTATATTAATGAAGACATCAAAGTCCAAACGTATTAA
- a CDS encoding PD-(D/E)XK nuclease family protein, giving the protein MKSFILDVLQDLKNKGENLSELIFILPSRRAGVFLKKELVAVSNETIFAPTIISIEEFVEDLAELKSITNTELLFEFYNTYCHLTPKQEREPFENFAKWAQILLQDFNEIDRYLIPQNNIFDYLSAIKELEHWSTENDKTDFVKNYLKFWNKLKRYYKHYTETLLSKKTGYQGLIYREAVENIQNYCTVNRKKHIFLGFNALNTAEETIIQKLLQNNMAEIYWDIDEAFLSNPIHDAALFTRQHKTNWKHFEKHPFNWVTNHYSTEKNIQVFGVPKNVGQAKTIGSLLKTIKNNNPDLKSTAVVLGDENLLIPVLNSIPSNIDALNITMGFPLGSIPLASLFEQLFTLQKKASDDLYYKDIIRILSHQFVRPLLIIDQVDYAAQIIETLEKNNLVYVSLQDLKNYDNSTTDSIALLFENWQNDAQKAITHCFKIITKIKDALTQDKENNTIGLEYLYRFNTLFNELYRLNENYNHINDISALFSIYKELLASETLDFQGEPLQGLQVMGMLESRVLDFETVIISSVNEGVLPSGKTNNSFIPFDVKLENNLPTYKEKDAVYTYHFYRLLQRAKNIYILYNTEADILTAGEKSRFITQLELEGIHDVKHKIVTPHIPNLLSELKEIKKTELVLEHLKRIAKKGFSPSSLTNYIRNPLDFYYQKLLGIKDLEEVEETVAANTMGTVIHDTLEALYQPFLGEFLTVEGVTNLKPKIEKTISRFFNTIYKAGDMTTGKNLIIFEISKRYVLNFLNLEIEELKKGNTIKITALETKSNIRLDIPELNFEVNMNGTVDRVDEYNGVTRIIDYKTGKVLDSQVSIVAWEDLTTDYKKYSKSFQILAYAYMMNKEKPLNFPIEAGIISFKNLQSGFLKFTKKEQIRGGSKTTLITEETLAYYFEELKKLIIEICNPEMNFTEKELK; this is encoded by the coding sequence ATGAAGAGCTTTATTTTAGATGTACTACAAGACCTTAAAAATAAGGGTGAAAATTTATCAGAATTAATATTTATATTACCAAGTAGACGTGCAGGAGTTTTTTTAAAAAAAGAACTCGTTGCTGTTTCAAATGAAACCATTTTTGCTCCTACTATTATTAGTATTGAGGAATTTGTAGAAGACTTGGCAGAACTTAAGTCTATTACTAACACAGAACTACTTTTCGAGTTTTATAATACGTATTGTCATCTCACTCCAAAACAAGAGCGAGAACCTTTTGAAAACTTTGCTAAATGGGCACAAATACTATTACAGGATTTTAATGAAATTGATCGTTACCTCATTCCACAAAATAACATCTTCGATTATTTAAGCGCTATAAAAGAATTAGAACATTGGTCTACAGAAAACGACAAAACAGACTTTGTTAAAAATTATCTCAAATTCTGGAATAAACTAAAGCGTTATTATAAACACTACACAGAAACTTTACTCTCCAAAAAAACAGGTTATCAAGGCTTGATATATCGTGAAGCCGTTGAAAACATTCAAAACTATTGTACTGTAAATAGAAAAAAACATATATTTTTAGGTTTTAACGCTTTAAACACTGCTGAAGAAACCATCATCCAAAAATTGTTACAAAACAACATGGCGGAGATCTATTGGGATATAGACGAAGCCTTTTTAAGTAACCCAATACACGATGCCGCTCTTTTTACAAGGCAACACAAAACAAACTGGAAACATTTTGAAAAACACCCTTTCAATTGGGTTACAAACCATTATTCCACGGAAAAAAATATTCAAGTTTTTGGTGTTCCAAAAAATGTAGGACAAGCAAAAACCATCGGTTCGCTATTAAAAACTATTAAAAATAATAACCCAGATTTAAAAAGTACTGCTGTCGTTCTTGGCGATGAAAACTTGCTAATCCCTGTATTAAACTCAATCCCCTCTAACATTGATGCATTAAATATTACTATGGGTTTTCCGCTAGGCTCAATTCCATTAGCCTCACTATTTGAACAACTATTTACCCTTCAAAAGAAAGCCTCAGACGACTTATATTATAAAGATATTATTCGCATTCTATCGCATCAATTTGTAAGACCGTTGTTAATTATAGACCAGGTAGACTACGCTGCACAAATTATAGAAACACTTGAGAAAAACAATTTGGTTTATGTGTCGCTTCAGGATCTAAAAAATTACGATAACAGCACTACTGACAGTATTGCGTTACTGTTTGAAAATTGGCAAAACGATGCACAAAAAGCAATAACACATTGTTTTAAAATTATTACTAAAATAAAGGATGCGCTTACTCAAGACAAAGAAAATAACACAATAGGATTAGAGTATTTATACCGCTTTAACACACTTTTTAACGAGCTTTACAGACTTAATGAAAACTATAATCATATCAATGATATTTCGGCTTTATTTAGTATCTATAAAGAATTACTAGCATCAGAAACATTAGATTTTCAAGGAGAACCACTACAAGGTTTACAAGTCATGGGCATGTTAGAGTCTCGTGTTTTAGATTTTGAAACCGTAATAATTTCTAGTGTAAATGAAGGTGTTCTCCCTTCTGGAAAAACAAATAACTCCTTTATTCCCTTCGATGTAAAGCTAGAAAACAACTTGCCAACTTATAAAGAAAAGGACGCGGTTTACACCTATCACTTTTATAGGTTACTCCAACGCGCTAAAAACATCTATATTTTGTATAATACTGAAGCAGATATTTTAACTGCTGGTGAGAAGAGCAGATTCATAACGCAGTTAGAGCTAGAGGGTATTCATGATGTTAAGCACAAAATAGTAACACCACATATTCCTAATTTATTAAGCGAATTAAAAGAGATAAAAAAAACGGAACTCGTTTTAGAACATTTAAAACGTATCGCAAAAAAGGGCTTTTCGCCCTCATCACTAACAAATTATATTCGAAATCCTTTAGATTTCTATTATCAAAAGTTATTGGGCATTAAAGATCTGGAAGAGGTTGAAGAAACAGTCGCTGCCAATACCATGGGCACAGTAATTCATGATACTTTGGAGGCCTTATATCAACCTTTTTTAGGTGAATTTTTAACTGTTGAAGGTGTCACCAATCTAAAGCCAAAGATTGAAAAAACAATTTCCCGATTTTTTAATACCATCTACAAGGCGGGTGATATGACTACAGGTAAAAACCTCATCATTTTTGAAATTTCAAAACGCTATGTTCTTAATTTTTTAAATCTAGAAATTGAAGAATTAAAAAAAGGAAATACTATAAAGATTACTGCATTAGAAACGAAATCAAACATCCGACTGGATATTCCTGAATTAAATTTTGAAGTGAATATGAACGGTACGGTAGACCGTGTAGACGAATATAATGGCGTAACGCGAATTATAGACTACAAAACGGGTAAGGTTTTAGACAGTCAAGTTTCAATTGTTGCTTGGGAAGATTTAACAACCGATTATAAAAAATATAGTAAAAGTTTTCAAATATTAGCTTATGCCTACATGATGAATAAAGAAAAACCCCTTAATTTCCCCATCGAAGCAGGCATTATCTCATTTAAAAATTTACAATCTGGCTTTTTAAAGTTCACAAAGAAAGAGCAAATTCGTGGTGGAAGTAAAACGACATTGATAACCGAGGAGACCTTAGCTTACTACTTTGAAGAACTTAAAAAACTCATCATAGAGATTTGTAATCCAGAAATGAATTTTACAGAAAAAGAGCTAAAATGA
- a CDS encoding OmpA family protein — protein sequence MKNLSRLLFTLVLVVSFSNVNAQDQDNPWAISFGVNAVDFYSGMESSDATGVFDEYFNVEDHWNILPSLSTISVSKYLGENFSLQLGGSINKIDKYGDTAVADLNYYALDGNVRYSLSSVLNTTKLDPQIGVGGGYTWVEEGPFNTNGAGGSNAVGAGTLNGSLGLTYWFTDNVGFFVESKYKHAFEDYLTTHFQHSAGFSVRFGGKDTDGDGIYDKNDACPEVFGLEAFNGCPDTDGDGIEDSKDSCPNEAGLAEFNGCPDTDGDGVVDGSDECPTVKGLKALNGCPDADGDGVADKNDTCPNEPGPAANNGCPWPDTDGDGVLDKDDQCVDVVGTVANNGCPEIVQPTQEVIDQLNEYARTILFDSGKSTFQKQSYEVLQNITAILKEYPDSNFTLEGHTDSVGSKSSNQLLSERRANAVRDYLIANGINSDRLTAYGFGEEYPVDSNATSSGRKNNRRTEIKLKK from the coding sequence ATGAAAAATCTTAGCAGATTATTATTCACACTAGTACTTGTAGTAAGTTTTAGTAATGTGAATGCACAAGACCAAGATAATCCTTGGGCTATTAGTTTCGGAGTTAACGCAGTAGACTTTTACTCAGGTATGGAATCATCTGACGCTACTGGTGTTTTTGATGAATACTTTAACGTAGAAGACCACTGGAATATACTTCCTTCTTTATCAACGATAAGCGTGTCTAAATACCTAGGAGAAAATTTCTCTTTACAATTAGGTGGGTCTATCAACAAAATTGATAAGTATGGTGACACTGCCGTTGCTGACTTAAACTATTATGCTCTTGATGGAAATGTAAGATATAGCCTTTCTAGCGTTTTAAACACTACAAAACTTGATCCACAAATTGGAGTAGGTGGTGGTTATACGTGGGTAGAAGAAGGTCCTTTCAATACTAACGGTGCAGGTGGTAGTAATGCTGTTGGCGCTGGAACTTTAAATGGTTCTTTAGGTTTAACATACTGGTTTACTGATAACGTAGGTTTCTTTGTGGAGTCTAAATATAAGCATGCTTTTGAAGATTACTTAACTACTCACTTCCAACATTCTGCAGGTTTTTCTGTTAGATTTGGTGGAAAAGATACAGATGGTGATGGTATATATGACAAAAATGATGCATGTCCAGAAGTATTTGGACTAGAAGCTTTCAACGGTTGTCCTGATACTGATGGTGATGGTATCGAAGATTCTAAAGATTCTTGTCCTAACGAAGCTGGTTTAGCTGAATTCAACGGTTGTCCTGATACAGATGGAGACGGTGTTGTAGATGGTAGTGATGAATGTCCTACTGTAAAAGGTCTTAAAGCTTTAAATGGTTGTCCTGATGCTGATGGTGATGGTGTTGCAGATAAGAATGATACTTGTCCTAACGAGCCTGGTCCTGCTGCTAATAACGGATGTCCTTGGCCTGATACAGATGGTGATGGTGTTTTAGATAAAGATGACCAATGTGTTGACGTAGTTGGTACTGTTGCAAACAATGGTTGCCCAGAAATTGTACAACCAACTCAAGAGGTTATTGATCAATTAAATGAGTATGCTAGAACTATCTTATTTGATAGTGGAAAATCAACTTTCCAAAAGCAATCTTACGAGGTATTACAAAACATAACTGCTATCTTAAAAGAATATCCTGATTCTAACTTTACATTAGAAGGACATACTGATAGCGTTGGTTCTAAATCTTCTAACCAGTTATTATCTGAAAGAAGAGCTAATGCAGTAAGAGATTACTTAATTGCAAATGGAATTAACAGTGACAGATTAACTGCTTATGGATTTGGTGAAGAATACCCAGTAGATTCAAACGCAACTAGTTCTGGTAGAAAAAACAACAGACGTACTGAGATTAAACTTAAAAAATAA